TATATTGTTTACATATTCCATCAAGTAAAAATTTAATGGTATGGATATATTGTTTACATAATACGTCTGCCAATCATAATTGCAGAAATATTCTCTATCTCAggccttttttttctctctttatgtaattgtaattgtaattgtcTAGAGTCACTATATAGCAATGTGTCCAGATAACTAATTGTTTTACTTATTTTTGTGTCACGTTAATCAATTAtgagataattaaatttatcataaatcaataaaatatttgatACTTTGTATTACAGAATCAGAATAATGCAGTAGCCATTCATAGCCTGAGCTAAAAATGGAAGAATTTTACCAACAAGTAGATAATGATCGAATAATGTCAAGAAGATTGCCTTGTACAACCGCACGGAGAAAACGACGTTttcccggagtgtacggtgggTACCTTGCCGATATATCAAGGGCAAAGCCACGTTTTAGAAGAGCCTTTTTGTGGCTAAAAGCATCAAATGAGAACTTCCCATGATATGCTCCCATCCCACTCCCACCTACGCCTCCGAACGGTAGTCCCGCCTCAAAAAACTGCAATCGAATTGTAAAACCAtgaaaatttgatcaaactCGAGTCTGTATTTACAACTTCAAAAATCACTcggaaaaattatgaatttaaaatttattcgcAACGGtcccataacaaaaaaaatataattgtcGTTTCCTTTATGAATAGACCTTAAGTACTAAATATTTTTACCTTGATATAATCCTTATAGATGAACATTAGCAAATAGGCTCAATGGGAGcccatactattatttttttctgcgtCGACCCGAGGAATAAATCACTTACGTGTAGAACGGTGTCATTGATGATCATAGCACCACTTGAAATGTTTCTAACAAACTTGTCCTCcaatttcttgtcatttgtaaagAGATATGCAGCAAGTGGCTTCTCTTTAGCATTGATCACACCAACACACTCCTCAATCTTATCAACCTTCATTATTCCAAGATATACAATATTCAATATCATGTGTTCTACTTTAATTAAGAGGGAATTGAATAAAATGGCATGTTTTACCGTAATTATGGGAAGTATAGGACCGAAAATTTCTTCATCCATGAGGAGAGAATCGGTCGAGACGCCCGATATAATCGTGGGAGCAATCTTGCTGAAAAATAAACAGCACATGCATGAGGGTTTTGATTGTGATACGAAGCGCACATCAGTTGGTAAGATTGAGTGCTCGGTTTTCGGGTCAATTTCAAAAACTTACAGACTGGATTGATCACGTTCACCTCCCCGAACGATCTTCCTTGAAACCTCGTCGTCATCTAGTAATTTTAACAAGCGGTTAAAATGGTGGATGTTGACGATACTTGACAATTCCTTTGACCGAAGAGGTTCTTTTCCAAAGAACTTATCCAATTGAGACGATAGAGCATTTACCTGAATATATCAATGACAGTGTGAGTTAATACTTTTTCCGTCCCCTAAAAGTAAAGAATTTGAGGATGACGAGTTTTAAAGCAAAATTGATAAATGAgagtgaaaaaaagaaaatgtagtTGAAGTGAACTAGTTTTGGTGGACGAACCTGAATGACAAAAAAGGGAATTATTTTTAAAGGATCgaatatagaaattttatgtatgaaattagggtttgattaGATTGGTAATTACCAGTTGTGGGAGGAAGTCTTGTGTAGTGATTATGTAGTCTGGGGCAATGCAGGTTTGGCCACTGTTGGCGCACCATTTGCCTCCAATTATTCTTCTTGCAGCCACCTTTTCAACCAAAGTATAGAAATTTACATCATTataagaaattatatttatattctcTATGTAATCTTCATAAGTCTTGTCATTAAATATGCTAATAtgttttatttcacttttactattttctactaattatcttttcaattttttaaaatttatgtcaaaTCAAAGTAGGACAATTAATTTCAGATAGGGGATTATTAATGTACCTTTAAGTTGACTGTGGAATCAACTACGACTGGACATTTCCCACCAAGCTCCAAAATCACTGGTGTAAGATGCTTCGCCGCAGCACTTAGCACGATTCGCCCCACCTTGCCACCTCCTGTAAATTTGTGTGATaagtttaaaattaataaatcatgaaatttagtCCGGCTTTAATTAGTCTCATTAGGTTTGAAATATAATACTCAAATTGTAaagtttattttcttaattatcaAATTCTGTGTATAAAACAATGTCTCTTGATGATGCTCAAACAACACCGTTTCTATAAGATACGTACAtttccttcttctttttctttcctttttttcttatttaattaaacaacGACGTTTTGAATATCACCAAAAGGCATCGTTTTATATAGAAACAagataaatgaaaaaatgtgaaaCTATATAGGAGATTTTAGCAAGCATTACCTGTGTACAATATCTTATCCCATTTTTGTTCTAGCAAAGCAGTGGTTTCGGCCACTGCCCCCTCCACCACTTTCACCGCTGATGCGTCCATGTATTTGCCCACGAGCTTCGCGAGCAGCGATGACGTGGCGGGGGAGCTCTCCGATGGCTTCAAGACGACAGCATTACCGGCAGCGATGGCTCCGACCACCGGATCAAGTGATAGCACTTAATTATCAAAGGAATGAAATGAGATTGGAATAAAATACGGAcaattagtaattaattaagtgtcgcgtcaaataaaataaagagtctTGTGTGAGACCGTAAAGACCATTAGCTATAAGACGGGTCAAGATTCGGATTCGGATTCGGACTTACGAAATGGAAAGTTCCAAGCTGATATAACTAACACTACGCCGAAAGGTTCTGGGACGATTTTGGCTGATGAAGGGAAAGAAATTAACGATGTTTTCACctgcaaaaatacaaataattcaAAGCAAGCCtggtgaaaaaataaaaataaagaaaatagatGATTTATTGATTATTAAGTGTATTGAATGTTACTCTACCTTTTGTGGCTTCATCCATCGATGTAATTCCTTCAATGCCAATTTGCATGATGCTGACACTGCAGAAATCTACatcataaatataattaaattattgatgCCAcgaatatattaaattattgatgCCACGAATACAGATATAATTCTTCCTTTTATTTTTGAACAAATTTAATCACAACAAAAATGATAATATCCGGAACTTGAGACCTATGTGCTAAGTTCTaataatatattactattatcGAGTTTACTAGGAGGATgtttggtttgcaagattgtatccgagattaaatttatagtgtgtttggttcatgagattcaacccggcaactcaatcctagatgaataatcatgggataattagtcatagctaacctcctatgactaaaataatctcacaacttaatcctagattgtaagtatcttggtattatttttcttggaaaccgaacaccgcttaagaatataaaattttaaaatgataaatttacaaaaataaaaatataaaaaatcttaCTTTAAATGAGTCCGGTAGAGGAAATAACTAAAACATGAAATTTTGCATGGACTGCACATGCAAGTTCTTGTCATCATCATAAATCATCAATTTTAACACGGAATATTATTGAAATCTACAAGTAGATAACATGAATATCAATTTTATCATCTCGATATGTACGCAAACAGAAATTATTGAAAAGCATCATTGTATACCTAGTAACAATAAATATAGGTGGTTGTAATTCTAGAAAAAGTATACAGCTATAGGTGGtgatggagtataaaaaatagtagtactatttgtgAAAGAAATGATACCACAAAtacaatatatatacacatatcaTGTGTGGCCATATCCATTTATACAGCAAAATTTTTAGAGAAAGAAATGATTCCACagataaaatatggagtatacaCATATCATGTGTGGCCGTATCCATTTATACAACAAAACAATCTCAATCGTAATAATTAAAAGCCACATTATGTCATATGCATCTTGCTTAGCTTTTAAGTATCATTCTTTAGCAAATGGTAAGATTTTCCCAAAAACTAGGATGGTGGTGatgtaaatattattttaatattgtgaagtGGTGTTTAATTAGGTTAGGTGATACCTAGAGAGAGTAAATATAGTACTTATCTCCTAATTATTTTTCAACTACGAACTTTTCTTCACTAATATCATCCCAAATCTTTTAAGTCCCATTAATTTTAAACCTCTATAGAAAAACATATAGTCATCTATAGGGTTAAACT
This sequence is a window from Salvia splendens isolate huo1 chromosome 5, SspV2, whole genome shotgun sequence. Protein-coding genes within it:
- the LOC121801869 gene encoding aldehyde dehydrogenase-like codes for the protein MAVGAEAAVRELRATYATGKTKSFEWRFSQLKAIQKIVSLHNEEIVEALRSDLQKPEFEAVIHEISAVSASCKLALKELHRWMKPQKVKTSLISFPSSAKIVPEPFGVVLVISAWNFPFLLSLDPVVGAIAAGNAVVLKPSESSPATSSLLAKLVGKYMDASAVKVVEGAVAETTALLEQKWDKILYTGGGKVGRIVLSAAAKHLTPVILELGGKCPVVVDSTVNLKVAARRIIGGKWCANSGQTCIAPDYIITTQDFLPQLVNALSSQLDKFFGKEPLRSKELSSIVNIHHFNRLLKLLDDDEVSRKIVRGGERDQSSLKIAPTIISGVSTDSLLMDEEIFGPILPIITVDKIEECVGVINAKEKPLAAYLFTNDKKLEDKFVRNISSGAMIINDTVLHFFEAGLPFGGVGGSGMGAYHGKFSFDAFSHKKALLKRGFALDISARYPPYTPGKRRFLRAVVQGNLLDIIRSLSTCW